From a region of the Williamsia phyllosphaerae genome:
- a CDS encoding beta-ketoacyl-ACP synthase 3 yields the protein MVAIKVNEGNPNVAMLGIGAYRPTRVVSNAEVCETLDSSDEWIYERSGIRNRRYISGDETAKSMAITAAERAIENSGVPREKIGAILLATLSWKTKIPHGAPQIAFELGINGIPAFDIASGCGGFGYGLGIATDMVRAGSAEYVVVIGVETLSVVLDPTDRNTAFIFGDGAGAVVVGPSEVNGISPTVWGSDGENAEAIGQSYDIIEYMDRAEEFQSRDPQTDPVERMVVTMQGSRVFRWAAITLPKALSSTLELSGVSAEDIEVFVPHQANARINELMRKNLGLPDDLPMANDIENTGNTSAASIPLAMEEMLATGKAKGGQTALLLGFGAGLSYAGQVVTLPPAPKITSF from the coding sequence ATGGTCGCCATCAAGGTCAACGAAGGTAATCCGAATGTCGCGATGCTGGGGATCGGCGCGTACCGCCCGACCCGGGTCGTGAGCAACGCCGAGGTGTGCGAGACGCTCGACTCCTCCGACGAGTGGATCTACGAGCGCAGCGGAATCCGCAACCGTCGCTACATCAGTGGTGACGAGACGGCGAAGTCCATGGCCATCACCGCGGCCGAGCGCGCGATCGAGAACTCCGGTGTGCCCAGGGAGAAGATCGGCGCGATCCTCCTGGCCACGCTGAGCTGGAAGACGAAGATCCCGCACGGTGCACCCCAGATCGCCTTCGAGCTGGGCATCAACGGCATCCCCGCGTTCGACATCGCCTCGGGCTGCGGCGGATTCGGCTACGGCCTGGGCATCGCGACCGACATGGTCCGCGCCGGCTCGGCCGAGTACGTGGTCGTCATCGGCGTGGAGACACTGTCGGTCGTGCTCGACCCCACCGACCGCAACACCGCCTTCATCTTCGGTGACGGCGCCGGTGCGGTGGTCGTCGGACCGAGCGAGGTCAACGGCATCTCCCCCACCGTGTGGGGCAGCGACGGCGAGAACGCCGAGGCCATCGGCCAGAGCTACGACATCATCGAGTACATGGACCGCGCCGAGGAGTTCCAGTCGCGCGATCCGCAGACCGATCCCGTCGAGCGCATGGTGGTCACCATGCAGGGATCGCGGGTCTTCCGCTGGGCGGCGATCACGCTGCCGAAGGCGCTGTCGTCGACGCTGGAGCTGTCCGGGGTGAGCGCCGAGGACATCGAGGTGTTCGTCCCGCACCAGGCCAATGCGCGCATCAACGAGTTGATGCGCAAGAACCTCGGTCTGCCCGACGATCTGCCGATGGCCAACGACATCGAGAACACCGGCAACACGTCGGCGGCCTCGATCCCGCTGGCGATGGAGGAGATGCTGGCCACCGGCAAGGCCAAGGGCGGCCAGACCGCGCTGCTTCTCGGTTTCGGCGCGGGCCTGAGCTACGCCGGCCAGGTCGTCACGCTGCCCCCGGCCCCGAAGATCACCAGTTTCTAG
- a CDS encoding beta-ketoacyl-ACP synthase III, which produces MTVIAERTGTNNIGILGIGAYRPSRVVTNDEICEKIDSSDEWIYTRTGIRTRRFAGVDESVTTMSVDCGLKAIANALLQPSDIDAVIIATNTHLLLTPAAATDVAHRIGATGVPAFDITAGCAGFGHAMAVAADLIRGGSAGHVLVVGAEQLSVGIDMTDRGNCFIFGDGAGAVVLGPADEQGVGPVVWGSDGSQYNAIKQDVDWATFLRGDREQQPFLRMEGTAVFRWAAFEMGKAAQRALEAAKIGAEDLDVFIPHQANARINDLLAKNLHLREGTPVAKDIEFTGNTSAASIPLAMENMLSTGEAKPGQTALLLGYGAGLSYAAQVVTLPPVPFE; this is translated from the coding sequence ATGACAGTGATCGCCGAACGCACCGGCACCAACAACATCGGGATCCTCGGGATCGGCGCCTATCGCCCGTCACGAGTCGTCACCAACGACGAGATCTGCGAGAAGATCGACTCGTCCGACGAGTGGATCTACACGCGCACCGGGATCAGAACACGGCGCTTCGCCGGTGTCGACGAGTCCGTCACCACGATGTCGGTGGACTGCGGGCTCAAGGCGATCGCGAACGCACTGCTACAACCCTCGGACATCGACGCGGTCATCATCGCGACCAACACCCACCTGTTGTTGACCCCGGCCGCCGCCACCGACGTCGCCCATCGGATCGGTGCCACAGGGGTCCCCGCGTTCGACATCACCGCGGGCTGCGCCGGGTTCGGTCACGCGATGGCGGTGGCCGCCGATCTGATCCGCGGCGGGAGTGCCGGACACGTCCTGGTCGTCGGCGCCGAACAGCTGTCGGTGGGTATCGACATGACCGATCGCGGCAACTGCTTCATCTTCGGCGACGGGGCCGGCGCCGTGGTCCTCGGGCCCGCCGATGAGCAGGGCGTCGGGCCCGTCGTGTGGGGCAGCGACGGTTCGCAATACAACGCGATCAAGCAAGACGTCGACTGGGCGACCTTCCTCCGCGGTGACCGTGAGCAGCAGCCGTTCCTGCGCATGGAGGGCACCGCGGTGTTCCGCTGGGCGGCGTTCGAGATGGGCAAGGCGGCGCAGCGCGCCCTCGAGGCCGCGAAGATCGGTGCCGAGGACCTCGACGTGTTCATCCCGCACCAGGCCAACGCCCGCATCAACGACCTGCTGGCCAAGAACCTGCATCTCCGTGAGGGCACCCCGGTGGCCAAGGACATCGAGTTCACCGGCAACACCTCGGCCGCCTCGATCCCCCTGGCGATGGAGAACATGCTCTCGACCGGCGAGGCCAAGCCCGGCCAGACCGCTCTGCTGCTCGGCTACGGCGCCGGACTCAGCTACGCCGCCCAGGTGGTGACCCTTCCCCCGGTCCCCTTCGAGTAG